The Corynebacterium suranareeae genome window below encodes:
- a CDS encoding ABC transporter ATP-binding protein: MTTTPAIEVAELVRSYGDYEAVKGVSFQVNRGEVFGLLGTNGAGKTSTLEVIEGLSRPTSGTVRISGLDPVADRAILRPELGIMLQSGGLPSQLTVLETMNMWHGTCSYPRDIKDVLASVDLLHRENVKVGALSGGEQRRLDLACALLGDPSILFLDEPTTGLDPESRRHTWQLLQELKQRGVTMMLTTHYLEEAEFLCDRIAIMDSGEIAVAGTLEELAAREKSIISFVLSGSQVDLPRLGGAEIIRELISDNAHIRISTSHLQEHTLELLSWASASGIVLENFAAKPATLESVFMEIASPQTAPAR, translated from the coding sequence ATGACAACGACACCTGCAATTGAAGTAGCTGAGCTGGTCCGCTCCTATGGGGATTACGAGGCCGTGAAAGGCGTGAGCTTTCAGGTCAACCGCGGTGAAGTCTTCGGGCTTCTAGGAACCAACGGCGCTGGTAAAACCTCCACTTTGGAAGTAATCGAAGGGCTATCTCGCCCCACTTCCGGCACAGTGCGTATCTCCGGGCTAGACCCCGTGGCTGACCGCGCCATCCTGCGCCCCGAACTAGGAATCATGCTGCAATCCGGCGGGCTGCCCTCACAACTAACCGTCCTAGAAACCATGAACATGTGGCACGGCACCTGCTCTTATCCACGTGATATCAAAGATGTGCTCGCCAGCGTTGATCTGCTTCACCGCGAAAACGTCAAAGTGGGCGCACTATCTGGCGGAGAACAACGTCGCCTTGATCTCGCCTGTGCTTTGCTGGGGGACCCATCAATTTTGTTCCTTGATGAACCCACCACCGGACTTGACCCAGAATCCCGACGCCACACCTGGCAACTACTCCAGGAATTAAAACAGCGCGGAGTCACCATGATGCTGACCACCCATTACTTAGAAGAAGCTGAATTTCTTTGCGATCGGATCGCCATCATGGACTCCGGCGAAATCGCAGTTGCCGGCACCTTGGAAGAACTAGCAGCACGTGAGAAATCGATCATCAGCTTTGTGCTGTCGGGCTCCCAGGTAGATCTCCCAAGGCTTGGCGGCGCAGAGATCATCCGCGAGTTAATCAGCGACAACGCGCACATTCGAATTTCCACCTCCCACCTGCAAGAACACACCTTGGAACTGCTGAGCTGGGCGTCGGCATCAGGAATAGTCTTAGAAAACTTTGCGGCGAAACCTGCCACCTTGGAATCGGTGTTCATGGAAATTGCTTCACCACAAACCGCAC
- a CDS encoding multicopper oxidase family protein, producing the protein MAAVDRRTFFKGAGAVAAAVVGAQVLTACSSESVRGYGGEPRALPIPPADLGSREGTSVHFALDAQTGESQILPDVTTETWGFNGTHLGPTLVMKKGDDVHIDVTNNLDDMTTVHWHGMKLPAIADGGPHSPIEPGQTWSPTWTVANDAATLWYHPHTHGLTGLHAYRGLAGMIIVEDEVSEALDLPQEYGVDDIPLVLMDHRFLDDGSLDEEDLPDLGLLGDTPTANGITNAHFDATTTRVRFRVLNGSNMRFYNLAFSDERTFQVIASDAGFLDQTADRTTLAIGPGERWEIVVDLEPGEDVTLESVGFKNNYGVPDDEFVPDFGMGDSFQLLTITGPAEDAAQTSALPGVLVKSSEPDTIDAPERTFIMNTFSINDLQMDMQRVDVVIDHDQPEVWVVTNDNSDWPHNFHVHDARFKVLKFEGTDVELFNDGWKDTVGLPPGATATLAVEFGHYPDPQWPYMYHCHMLYHEDQGMMGQFVIVNPGEEPAAVLGAGASSGSMAGGEHEH; encoded by the coding sequence GTGGCAGCGGTGGATCGTCGAACTTTTTTCAAAGGTGCCGGAGCTGTGGCAGCGGCAGTAGTTGGTGCACAAGTACTAACTGCGTGTTCTTCAGAATCTGTGCGAGGTTATGGGGGAGAGCCGCGAGCACTGCCTATTCCGCCAGCAGATTTAGGTTCCCGTGAGGGAACAAGCGTCCACTTCGCCTTGGATGCTCAAACTGGGGAAAGCCAGATTCTTCCTGATGTCACCACTGAAACGTGGGGTTTCAACGGCACGCATTTGGGTCCAACGTTGGTGATGAAAAAGGGCGATGACGTCCACATTGATGTGACAAATAATTTGGATGACATGACCACGGTGCATTGGCATGGTATGAAACTCCCAGCGATTGCCGATGGCGGACCGCATTCACCGATTGAGCCAGGCCAGACCTGGTCACCAACGTGGACAGTGGCTAATGATGCTGCCACATTGTGGTATCACCCGCACACCCATGGATTGACCGGACTGCATGCATATCGTGGTCTGGCGGGAATGATCATCGTTGAAGATGAAGTTTCGGAAGCATTGGATCTGCCGCAAGAATATGGTGTCGATGATATTCCGCTGGTGTTGATGGATCACCGCTTCTTAGACGATGGCTCGTTGGACGAAGAAGACCTGCCGGACCTGGGGCTTTTGGGTGATACTCCCACTGCTAATGGCATCACCAACGCACACTTTGATGCCACCACAACCCGGGTGCGCTTTAGGGTACTTAATGGTTCCAACATGCGGTTTTATAACTTGGCGTTTTCTGATGAACGCACATTCCAGGTCATTGCCAGTGATGCTGGTTTTCTAGACCAGACCGCAGACCGCACCACCTTGGCAATTGGGCCAGGTGAACGGTGGGAGATCGTCGTGGATTTGGAACCTGGCGAGGACGTCACTTTGGAATCTGTTGGTTTCAAGAACAATTATGGCGTGCCAGATGATGAATTTGTGCCAGATTTTGGCATGGGTGATTCCTTCCAGCTGCTCACTATCACCGGGCCTGCCGAAGATGCCGCACAAACATCAGCCTTGCCTGGAGTGTTGGTGAAATCTTCAGAGCCAGATACTATCGACGCCCCCGAGCGCACCTTCATCATGAACACGTTTTCCATCAATGACCTGCAGATGGACATGCAGCGGGTTGATGTTGTTATTGATCATGATCAGCCTGAAGTGTGGGTGGTTACCAACGACAACTCTGATTGGCCGCACAATTTTCATGTCCATGACGCTCGCTTCAAAGTACTAAAATTCGAAGGCACCGATGTGGAACTATTTAACGATGGTTGGAAAGACACCGTCGGCCTGCCACCAGGGGCAACCGCAACTTTAGCAGTGGAATTTGGGCACTATCCAGATCCCCAGTGGCCATACATGTATCACTGCCATATGCTCTATCACGAAGACCAAGGCATGATGGGGCAGTTTGTCATCGTCAACCCCGGCGAAGAGCCGGCGGCGGTGCTGGGTGCTGGGGCCAGCTCGGGGTCTATGGCCGGTGGAGAGCATGAGCACTGA